The Paenibacillus macerans genome includes a window with the following:
- the ypeB gene encoding germination protein YpeB, whose amino-acid sequence MYTRLSAILFPVTAILLIGALVWGYQENQEKNSILIKAENQYQRAFHDLSYHMDKLHTELGNTLAVHSASTGAHRKSLVNVWRITSEAQNEINELPLTLLPFNKTEEFLSRISKFSYQTAVRDLTKQPLTDNEVKNLKELYKSSALISQDLQGVQHKVIANRLRWMDVETALASEREPRDNTIIDGFKTVDKRVGEYPELDWGPSVSSMYNKRSVKKLGGKPVTIQEIQRKAADFTGMKDPSAIQVAENGRGTEWASYTANVPGGRDGEAWSLDFTKNGGHLISYNNNRPIGQKAVDMNTARTRADEFLASKGYSGLTPVSYDEYGNEGNFTYVSKDGDVLIYPEKVTLRVALDNGQVTGLQASDYVYERENRSAVKSPKLTLQQARKFLNPEYKETYHRLAQIENDQAEKVLTYEFGGAINGSNYRIYINADNGNEEIVEEVRNKKGAVQS is encoded by the coding sequence ATGTATACACGTCTGAGTGCGATATTATTTCCGGTTACGGCGATTTTATTGATCGGCGCCTTAGTATGGGGTTACCAGGAAAACCAGGAAAAGAATTCGATCTTGATCAAAGCGGAAAACCAGTATCAGCGGGCGTTTCACGATCTGTCCTACCATATGGACAAGCTGCATACCGAATTGGGCAATACCCTTGCGGTTCACTCGGCTTCCACCGGAGCGCATCGGAAAAGTCTGGTCAACGTGTGGCGGATTACGAGCGAGGCGCAAAACGAAATCAACGAGCTCCCGCTAACTTTATTACCCTTTAACAAAACGGAGGAGTTTTTGTCCCGGATCTCGAAATTTTCCTATCAGACGGCTGTCCGTGATTTAACCAAGCAGCCTTTGACCGATAACGAGGTCAAAAACCTGAAGGAGCTGTATAAAAGCTCGGCGCTAATCTCCCAGGATTTGCAAGGCGTTCAGCACAAGGTCATCGCCAACCGCCTGCGTTGGATGGACGTCGAGACGGCGTTGGCCAGCGAGAGAGAACCCCGGGACAACACGATTATCGACGGCTTCAAAACGGTGGACAAAAGAGTTGGCGAATACCCTGAGCTCGATTGGGGGCCGTCCGTTTCCAGCATGTACAACAAACGGTCGGTCAAAAAGCTGGGGGGCAAACCGGTCACGATTCAGGAGATCCAGCGTAAAGCCGCTGATTTTACGGGGATGAAAGATCCGTCGGCGATTCAGGTGGCGGAAAACGGACGCGGCACGGAATGGGCTTCATACACGGCGAACGTTCCCGGAGGACGCGACGGGGAAGCCTGGTCGCTCGATTTTACGAAAAACGGCGGACACTTGATTTCCTATAACAATAACCGCCCCATCGGCCAGAAAGCGGTCGATATGAACACGGCCAGAACCCGCGCCGACGAATTTTTGGCCAGCAAAGGCTATTCCGGTTTAACCCCGGTTTCCTACGACGAGTACGGCAACGAAGGGAACTTCACTTATGTAAGCAAAGATGGGGACGTGCTGATTTACCCCGAAAAAGTCACGCTTCGCGTCGCCCTCGACAACGGCCAGGTAACCGGGCTCCAGGCCAGCGACTATGTATACGAGCGCGAGAACAGAAGCGCGGTCAAGTCGCCGAAATTAACGCTGCAGCAAGCCCGCAAATTTTTGAATCCGGAATATAAGGAAACGTATCACCGGCTGGCGCAGATCGAAAACGACCAAGCGGAAAAAGTGCTTACTTACGAATTCGGCGGAGCCATTAACGGTTCGAACTACCGGATTTACATCAATGCGGATAACGGCAACGAGGAAATCGTCGAGGAAGTCAGAAACAAAAAAGGGGCCGTTCAGTCCTAA